The nucleotide window GTGGTTGGTCAAAAATTAAAAAATTTGATTCACTTAGCATCATTTTTGAAAACATTAGTCGAACTTTTTCTCCACCAGATGTAACATTGACTTTTTTGAAAACTTGATCGCCGCTAAAAAACATCCTTCCTAAAAAAGCACGCATTCTATGGGTTGAATTGTCTTTATTTTCGTCTTGGGTGTTAAAAATTGGCCATTGTGAAATTCAAGAAATTAAATCTAAATCTGAATTAAAAAAATCATCTGTGTTTGCTGGTAAATAATCAAATTTTATTGTTGAGCCTCAAGTAATTGTCCCTGAAGTTGGGGCTTCTTTTCCGGCAATAATGTCAAGTAATTTAGTTTTTATTAAGTCATCATCAACAAAAACTACCATTTTTTGACCTGGTAAAAGTGTAAAAGACACATTTTTAAATAGAAACTCGCCAGTTTCAGGATTTTTATAACTCAAATTTTCAACATTTAATATTTGTTTTCCAGGTCTTGGGAAAACATTAAAACGAATGTAAGGGTATTTTCGTGATGAAGGTTTGATTTCCTCAAGCTGAATTTTCTCGAGTGATTTTTTTCGCGAAGTTGCCTGGGCAGATTTTGACGCATTTGCAGAGAATTTTGCTATAAATGCCTCTAATTTTGCAATTTGCTCTTCTTTTTTTGCATTAGCATTTTTTTGAAGTTCTCTTAATAACTCAGAAGATTGTTTTCAAAAACTGTAATTTCCAGTAAAAATTTTAACTTCACCATAATCAATATCAACAGTATGAGTGCAAACTTGATCCAAAAAATCGCTATCATGGCTAACAACCAAAACAATATTTTTATAATTAATCAAAAATTCTTCAAGTCATTTAATAGCTTTAAAATCTAAGTGGTTAGTTGGCTCATCCATTATCAAAATATCAGGATTTCCAAAAAGCGCTTTTGCTAAAAGTACTTTAACTTTATATGATGATTTTAATTCTGACATTTTTGAGTATCAAAATTCCTTAGGAATTTCAAGTGCTGAAAGTAAAATTTGTGCATCATTTTCAGCACTTCAACCGCCTAAAAGTCCAAATTGTTCTTCAAGTTCGCCAGCGCGGTTATAATCAGCCTCTGTTGCATCCGGGTTTGCATAAATTTGATCTTTTTCCTGTTGAATTTCGTATAATTTTTGGTTTCCCATTATTACAACATCAGTAACAATAAAATCATCAAATTCATAGTGATTTTGTGATAAAACCGAAATTCTTTGATTTTGTGAAGTTTGAATTAATCCTGATGAAGGTTCGATAAAACCAGCTAAAATTTTTAAAAAAGTTGATTTTCCAGCTCCGTTTGCACCGATAATTCCATAAGTATTTCCTTCTGTAAATTTTAAATTTACATTCTGGAATAAAACTTTATCGGCAAAAATTTTTGACAAATCCTTAATTTCAATCATTTTGAGTCTCTTTAAATTATAATTTAGTAAAATATCTAAAAATTATATTACAATTTTTATTAAATTAAAGTAAAAACCTAATAAAAAATAACTTCTAAAATTTAATATTAGACCTCTAATTTTCAATAAAGATTAAAAAAGCTAAAATAAAATGATTAAAAAGCGAGGTTTTTGGTGGCAATAAAAAAACATTTTTATAAATTTTTCAGTGGATTAGCAATTTTGCCAATCTTTTTGATTTCCTGCTCTCAACCAGAAACAGAAATAAGTATTTCTTCTATTCCATCAGTGATTATTCCAATTTCAGAAAACAAGGATGAATTTCAAAAACAAAATCCGCGCTCATTTGATCTTTATGTTTCGGAAGTAAATGCTATTAGATTAAAGTGATTTTTAAATAAACCTAGCTTAATTAATCTTCTGCCTGAGGAAAAAAGTAAAATTTATGCTTCTGATGTTGCAAAAAGTTTTGTTTTTGATAATAAAAATCGAATTTTAGCTCTTCAGGACAACTTTGACTCATCTGAGGAAACTAATCCAAATTTTTTGAAAAATATTTTTCAAAAAACGTTTGCAGTTTATTCAGGTAAAAAAATAAATGACGGAAATACCGA belongs to Mesomycoplasma ovipneumoniae and includes:
- a CDS encoding ABC-F family ATP-binding cassette domain-containing protein → MIEIKDLSKIFADKVLFQNVNLKFTEGNTYGIIGANGAGKSTFLKILAGFIEPSSGLIQTSQNQRISVLSQNHYEFDDFIVTDVVIMGNQKLYEIQQEKDQIYANPDATEADYNRAGELEEQFGLLGGWSAENDAQILLSALEIPKEFWYSKMSELKSSYKVKVLLAKALFGNPDILIMDEPTNHLDFKAIKWLEEFLINYKNIVLVVSHDSDFLDQVCTHTVDIDYGEVKIFTGNYSFWKQSSELLRELQKNANAKKEEQIAKLEAFIAKFSANASKSAQATSRKKSLEKIQLEEIKPSSRKYPYIRFNVFPRPGKQILNVENLSYKNPETGEFLFKNVSFTLLPGQKMVVFVDDDLIKTKLLDIIAGKEAPTSGTITWGSTIKFDYLPANTDDFFNSDLDLISWISQWPIFNTQDENKDNSTHRMRAFLGRMFFSGDQVFKKVNVTSGGEKVRLMFSKMMLSESNFLIFDQPLNHLDSESIDSFIEGLKLYDSGAIFTTYNLALIKEVANAILDIKQDSAVFFQGSLAEYEKKIGI